In one window of Eleutherodactylus coqui strain aEleCoq1 chromosome 10, aEleCoq1.hap1, whole genome shotgun sequence DNA:
- the LOC136579897 gene encoding myosin-9-like has translation MHLQELQIKITEGDSVHTALSEQVKRLQVKLEAQAEEFQRLVLEETQQRLGLSAHLKIMQDERDVFLKQLEEDAEAKRNLSKQIATLQAEVSDLKYRVEKSAVCLDSVEEQKREIQEELEATRQQYEEKIAACDKLEKVKVHLQQEIEDASVKLGLQKELRWKRNCMRTLHAGSRLKSKTESLKEVEAINQPFCLQTDVYDELEKFTVSLQQEVEDISVELG, from the exons atgcatcttcaagagctacaaataaaaataactgaaggtgacagtgtgcatacagcgttgtctgagcaggtAAAGAGACTGCaggtgaagctggaagctcaggcTGAAGAGTTTCAGAGGCTGGTGCtagaagagacgcagcagaggcttggtcttagtgcacacctgaagataatgcaagatgagagagatgtgttcctcaagcagttagaggaagatgcagaagctaagagaaacctgtcaaagcagattgcaacacttcaggctgaggtatCTGACCTAAAATATAGAGtggagaagagtgctgtgtgcttggattctgtggaagagcaaaaaagagaaatacaagaggagttagaagctacaaggcagcagtatgaagagaagatagctgcctgtgataagcttgagaaggttaaagtacatcttcagcaagagatagaagatgcttctgtgaagcttggtctccaaaaggagctt agatggaagagaaactgtatgagaaccctccatgctgggtcacggttgaagagcaagactgAAAGCCTAAAAGAGGTGGAAGCGATAAATCAACcattttgtcttcaaactgatgtctatgatgaacttgagaagtttacagtgagtcttcagcaggaagtagaagacattagtgtggagcttggttaa